The following are encoded together in the Lathyrus oleraceus cultivar Zhongwan6 chromosome 3, CAAS_Psat_ZW6_1.0, whole genome shotgun sequence genome:
- the LOC127129398 gene encoding serine/threonine-protein phosphatase 7 long form homolog produces MFVVSFLKVQYNNFLYCLFLKDPKKFRQRSHPMPYPDPWCVPYIERAGFGHVMHVVNATIDAKFILALCERWRPETHTFHLPTGECTVTLEDVYMLLGLRIDGKPVTGNVQQPNQICVEMLGVDLVEGEGSAKARGQGIKLSSLQLYHNSITLTEESSEQEKVIKTRVYIMLLFGNLLFPEGTGNSINFMYLSLLGDIDRISTYSWGSAVLAFLYSSLCKNAQNEHCTFSGCSFLLQTWGWWRLPRLAPENPNDYSFPYATRFITTGLDYSLTPKNKIIFYRQLLDRLRAQDFIWRPYLGLEHQPNPEDAAVWTAKTAIMRFTTVEMHQSDRVKLQFGMHQDIPGPPMSMEPWHLKKVSHQWYAQNWKEFAKEFRKMWKDRAHYVLQFPVAPNEMKPTREYVEWYRANTNPEMIVSDPFYLDDPRMQQPYFQQQQPPQYSQQQQPPPYYQQQPPQPFYQQQPPPPYYQQQPPPPYYQQQQPQHMSTPQPNQQYIPQTQSQYHEDYQQQTQHSHHHQQSQHLPQYQSPYFHQSQQFQHGNFPSSSSPPPSPDTGIQEDYQQDYYTPQQTLHFGQPDSTLNYQRPQFEGAPSSSQFVPPRQSFEGAEGTRLSYSTEGTSTEPQRQAARGRVRARGGNREAPPPREPSRRVTRPPPCGSYKGPHHM; encoded by the exons atgtttgtagttagttttttaaaagtccaatataataattttttatattgtttgtttttaaaggatcccaagaaatttcgtcaacgttcacacccaatgccttatccagacccatggtgcgtaccttacatagagcgtgcgggtttcggtcatgtaatgcatgtcgtaaatgccaccattgatgccaaattcattttggctctgtgtgaacgttggagacctgagacacacacctttcacctaccaactggtgaatgtaccgtcacattagaggacgtgtacatgcttttaggtcttagaatagatggtaagcctgtcaccggaaatgttcaacagcctaaccaaatatgtgttgaaatgttgggggtagatctggtcgagggtgaggggtctgccaaagcaaggggtcagggtattaaattatctagcctacaattgtaccacaactccataactttgactgaggaatcctccgaacaagaaaaagtcataaaaacccgggtttacattatgctattgtttgggaacttgctatttcccgaagggacgggaaatagcataaattttatgtacttgagtttgctcggggacattgatagaataagcacatatagttggggttctgcagtattagcattcctatatagctctttgtgtaaaaatgcacaaaatgagcactgtacattttctggatgttCTTTTTTGCTtcaaacatgggggtggtggagattgccgaggctagccccagaaaatcctaatgactactccttcccctacgcaactag gttcattacaaccggactggattacagtcttacccccaaaaataaaattatattttatcgtcaactgttggatcgtctccgagcacaggat tttatttggaggccatatttgggattggaacatcaaccaaaccccgaagatgcagctgtttggacagcaaaaacggccataatgcggttcaccactgtggagatgcaccaaagtgaccgtgtcaagcttcaattcggaatgcatcaagacatcccaggccccccaatgtccatggaaccttggcatctaaaaaaagtcagccaccagtggtatgcccaaaattggaaggaatttgctaaggagtttcgaaaaatgtggaaagaccgtgcccactatgttctacaatttccggtggcgcccaacgaaatgaagccgacaagggaatatgtggaatggtatagagcaaataccaatccagaaatgattgtgtctgacccgttctatttggacgatccccggatgcaacagccatatttccaacaacaacaaccaccacagtattcccaacaacaacaaccaccaccttattaccaacaacaaccaccacaaccattttaccaacaacaaccaccaccaccttattaccaacaacaaccaccaccaccatattaccaacaacaacaaccacaacacatgtccaccccccaaccaaatcaacaatacataccacaaactcaatcccaataccatgaagactaccaacaacaaactcaacattcccaccaccatcaacagtcccaacacctaccacaatatcaatccccctacttccaccaatcccaacaaTTCCAACACGGCAATTTCCcaagctcttccagtcctccacctagccccgacacgggtatacaagaggactaccaacaggactactacacaccacaacaaacattgcactttggccaacccgattcaaccctaaactaccaaagaccacaattcgagggcgcacccagcagtagtcagtttgtcccaccgagacaaagcttcgagggcgcagaggggacccgtctttcctacagcactgaagggacttcgaccgAACCACAACGGCAAGCGGCAAGGGGGCGCGTTAGggcaaggggtggtaatagggaagcaccaccaccacgtgaaccgtctaggcgagtaactagacctcccccgtgcggatcgtacaagggaccgcatcatatgtga
- the LOC127128223 gene encoding protein LAZY 1 isoform X1: MKLFQWVHRKLRQNIDPVKDFTLGNPCAGLTVQLTVNNQHSQRKSSFSSINHSCFLKPHYQESQTCWGREEEISSAAISELFEGFLTIGTLGAEAITNEPATPTFATPFENLPMKDADVTETELKLISYELEKFLEAEEECFYESSRKNCLSNIPLNGTDADDYGNEVVCPLQGYLLGSSFKIPEKVEVREEWATLAELFQRTKTTKEDCIETGAKEKQVKQAHMSAMHIMKKMWKKVYSSSKSCSTAGNIADSTTTNAKLRKVPRNFHRKVYLKDTISAKSVTKSHKGDKGDTKNSDPGRRFHSDSKSKEWSKHCETIWNPSQDGLSCSGSTGNNEHWIKTDAEYLVLEL, from the exons ATGAAG TTGTTTCAATGGGTGCATCGAAAACTTCGGCAAAATATTGATCCCGTCAAGGACTTCACCCTTG GAAATCCTTGTGCTGGTCTTACTGTGCAGCTAACAGTTAACAACCAGCACTCTCAGAGAAAGTCAAGCTTCAGTTCCATTAACCATTCCTGTTTCTTAAAGCCGCACTATCAGGAAAGTCAAACATGTTGGGGCAGAGAAGAAGAAATATCATCTGCAGCCATATCTGAGCTCTTTGAAGGCTTTCTGACAATTGGAACACTTGGTGCAGAGGCAATTACCAACGAGCCAGCAACACCAACATTTGCTACGCCTTTCGAAAACCTACCTATGAAAGATGCAGACGTGACAGAGACTGAACTGAAGCTCATAAGTTACGAGCTTGAGAAATTTCTTGAGGCTGAAGAAGAATGTTTTTATGAATCATCAAGAAAAAACTGTCTTAGCAACATCCCACTAAATGGAACAGATGCTGACGATTATGGAAACGAGGTTGTATGTCCACTGCAAGGATATTTACTGGGGTCATCGTTCAAAATACCAGAGAAAGTAGAAGTGAGGGAAGAGTGGGCAACACTTGCTGAGCTATTTCAAAGGACAAAGACAACAAAAGAAGACTGTATAGAGACAGGAGCAAAAGAGAAACAAGTCAAGCAAGCACACATGTCTGCCATGCATATCATGAAAAAGATGTGGAAAAAGGTCTACAGTTCCTCAAAAAGCTGTAGCACTGCCGGGAATATAGCTGATTCTACTACAACCAATGCAAAGCTCCGTAAG GTTCCACGCAATTTTCACAGAAAAGTCTATCTTAAAGACACCATCAGTGCAAAAAGTGTTACTAAATCCCACAAAGGTGACAAAGGAGACACCAAAAACTCAGATCCTGGCAGAAGATTTCATTCAGATAGCAAGTCAAAAGAGTGGTCTAAACACTGTGAGACCATCTGGAACCCATCGCAAGATGGCTTAAGTTGCAGTGGTTCGACTGGGAACAATGAGCACTGGATCAAAACAGATGCCGAGT
- the LOC127128223 gene encoding protein LAZY 1 isoform X2, whose amino-acid sequence MQRVHPEVSGNPCAGLTVQLTVNNQHSQRKSSFSSINHSCFLKPHYQESQTCWGREEEISSAAISELFEGFLTIGTLGAEAITNEPATPTFATPFENLPMKDADVTETELKLISYELEKFLEAEEECFYESSRKNCLSNIPLNGTDADDYGNEVVCPLQGYLLGSSFKIPEKVEVREEWATLAELFQRTKTTKEDCIETGAKEKQVKQAHMSAMHIMKKMWKKVYSSSKSCSTAGNIADSTTTNAKLRKVPRNFHRKVYLKDTISAKSVTKSHKGDKGDTKNSDPGRRFHSDSKSKEWSKHCETIWNPSQDGLSCSGSTGNNEHWIKTDAEYLVLEL is encoded by the exons ATGCAAAGGGTCCATCCAGAAGTGTCGG GAAATCCTTGTGCTGGTCTTACTGTGCAGCTAACAGTTAACAACCAGCACTCTCAGAGAAAGTCAAGCTTCAGTTCCATTAACCATTCCTGTTTCTTAAAGCCGCACTATCAGGAAAGTCAAACATGTTGGGGCAGAGAAGAAGAAATATCATCTGCAGCCATATCTGAGCTCTTTGAAGGCTTTCTGACAATTGGAACACTTGGTGCAGAGGCAATTACCAACGAGCCAGCAACACCAACATTTGCTACGCCTTTCGAAAACCTACCTATGAAAGATGCAGACGTGACAGAGACTGAACTGAAGCTCATAAGTTACGAGCTTGAGAAATTTCTTGAGGCTGAAGAAGAATGTTTTTATGAATCATCAAGAAAAAACTGTCTTAGCAACATCCCACTAAATGGAACAGATGCTGACGATTATGGAAACGAGGTTGTATGTCCACTGCAAGGATATTTACTGGGGTCATCGTTCAAAATACCAGAGAAAGTAGAAGTGAGGGAAGAGTGGGCAACACTTGCTGAGCTATTTCAAAGGACAAAGACAACAAAAGAAGACTGTATAGAGACAGGAGCAAAAGAGAAACAAGTCAAGCAAGCACACATGTCTGCCATGCATATCATGAAAAAGATGTGGAAAAAGGTCTACAGTTCCTCAAAAAGCTGTAGCACTGCCGGGAATATAGCTGATTCTACTACAACCAATGCAAAGCTCCGTAAG GTTCCACGCAATTTTCACAGAAAAGTCTATCTTAAAGACACCATCAGTGCAAAAAGTGTTACTAAATCCCACAAAGGTGACAAAGGAGACACCAAAAACTCAGATCCTGGCAGAAGATTTCATTCAGATAGCAAGTCAAAAGAGTGGTCTAAACACTGTGAGACCATCTGGAACCCATCGCAAGATGGCTTAAGTTGCAGTGGTTCGACTGGGAACAATGAGCACTGGATCAAAACAGATGCCGAGT